The following are encoded together in the Methylorubrum sp. B1-46 genome:
- a CDS encoding GumC family protein: MTTYPAVRGAIPLSSLDWPAASAGQSPSITPTQLLAMLRRRRRLIALSMILGALGSTAFIARTEPNYVATAQVIIDPRALRVVEREVTPSIDNADAQIASVENEMRVLRSSTVLNALIARDRLDADPEFAGDPPGLLRRTKAALFDLVGLSPARAPDPRRAALQALERKIAVRRAERSFVVEVHVATRDPDKSARIANDLVTLYTEQASRTRAELARRSGASLDDRLAELRAAVRAAENRVETFRTEHDLVSADGALTRDRRLRDLNTQLAAARARSAEALVRMEQASALRGRLDGLSEAVQSQAMIQLRYQIAEARRRRANLANVLGPRHPELNSVGREIDALQDQLGQELQRIGDAARNDYRRAKQTEEELRRTVEAMSTTSLADDRALAELRAREAEAEAQRKLFAQYLVRSRELIEQTQVNVNNIRVIGAASPPETPTNLSKAIVLAIGTLVGLALGILAAVALGVLRGEAATTARPPAGSGEAARA; encoded by the coding sequence ATGACGACCTATCCGGCCGTGCGCGGAGCCATCCCGCTCTCCTCTCTCGATTGGCCCGCCGCCTCCGCCGGGCAATCCCCCTCGATCACACCGACGCAGCTCCTGGCGATGCTCAGGCGCCGCCGCCGGCTCATCGCTCTCTCGATGATCCTCGGCGCCCTCGGCAGCACGGCCTTCATCGCGAGGACCGAACCGAATTACGTTGCCACCGCACAGGTCATCATCGATCCGCGGGCGCTCCGGGTCGTCGAGCGCGAGGTGACGCCGAGCATCGACAACGCCGACGCACAAATCGCCTCGGTCGAGAACGAGATGCGCGTGCTGCGGTCGAGCACGGTCCTCAATGCCCTGATCGCCCGCGACCGGCTCGACGCGGATCCCGAATTCGCCGGCGACCCGCCGGGCCTGCTGCGTCGGACGAAGGCGGCGCTGTTCGATCTCGTCGGCCTGTCGCCGGCCCGCGCGCCCGATCCGCGTCGCGCGGCCCTCCAAGCCCTCGAGCGCAAGATCGCCGTCCGCCGCGCCGAGCGCAGCTTCGTCGTCGAGGTGCACGTGGCCACCCGCGATCCCGACAAGTCCGCCCGGATCGCGAACGATCTCGTGACGCTCTACACCGAACAGGCGAGCCGGACCCGCGCCGAGCTCGCGCGCCGCTCCGGCGCCTCCCTCGACGACCGCCTCGCCGAACTGCGCGCCGCCGTCCGCGCGGCGGAAAATCGGGTCGAGACCTTCAGGACCGAGCACGACCTCGTCAGCGCCGACGGCGCCCTGACGCGGGACCGGCGCCTGCGCGACCTCAATACCCAGCTTGCCGCCGCCCGGGCCCGGTCCGCCGAGGCACTCGTCCGGATGGAGCAGGCGAGCGCCCTGCGCGGCCGGCTCGACGGCCTGTCGGAGGCCGTTCAGTCCCAGGCGATGATCCAGTTGCGCTATCAGATCGCCGAGGCTCGCCGGCGCCGGGCCAACCTCGCCAACGTGCTGGGGCCGCGCCACCCGGAGCTGAACTCGGTCGGCCGGGAGATCGACGCCCTGCAGGATCAGCTCGGCCAGGAGCTGCAGCGGATCGGCGACGCGGCCCGAAACGACTACCGCCGCGCAAAGCAGACCGAGGAGGAGCTGCGCAGGACGGTCGAGGCGATGTCGACGACCTCACTCGCCGACGACCGCGCTCTCGCCGAGCTGCGCGCGCGGGAGGCGGAGGCGGAGGCCCAGCGCAAGCTGTTCGCCCAGTACCTCGTGCGCTCCCGCGAACTGATCGAGCAGACGCAGGTCAACGTGAACAACATCCGCGTGATCGGTGCGGCCTCCCCGCCCGAGACGCCGACGAACCTGAGCAAGGCCATCGTCCTCGCCATCGGGACGCTGGTCGGCCTCGCGCTCGGCATCCTTGCGGCGGTCGCCCTCGGCGTCCTGCGCGGCGAGGCGGCGACCACCGCGCGGCCCCCGGCCGGATCGGGCGAGGCGGCGCGTGCCTGA
- a CDS encoding O-antigen ligase, with amino-acid sequence MTATSRPATGLPAANPAAGLRAAPLLSGFSGQRWRLAFVVFAVMMCVNAFYVVFLGSNNDVGNTKTLMPSNRNNLLYVGLWLALYALSVCVVLRDVLRNGIDLCLIAVLPLAGYILLSTCWATDSWASLVPAGMLVLNIAIAAALASVVHPAVFLSLFAWTNVFLVASSLVMVVVMPDAVRTDITRPGFLMSGELFGAYGSKTLHGMFAASSILILLFLPGASPRGLRVPALAILALGLILANSMSSVSGIAVAGVTMLAARLLPGCGRVIFATVTGFAILLSLILPFIGVGDIAVALGRSPDFTGRSNFWPYALEAFRDRPVFGYGYLSFFNTDPFSRAWSVWEREMFFFTPDFHNTFLDTLVGLGLVGGAFYLVLLFASSSIFAHPSLERRTAFLLSALLIAFILNSATGYLFLAHNRMSTIFQFYCLFVLCRRYRPRLPQPALA; translated from the coding sequence ATGACCGCCACGAGCCGTCCCGCCACTGGCCTCCCTGCCGCGAATCCGGCCGCCGGGCTGCGCGCCGCGCCGCTCCTGAGCGGGTTTTCCGGCCAGCGGTGGCGGCTCGCCTTCGTCGTCTTCGCGGTGATGATGTGCGTGAACGCGTTCTACGTGGTCTTCCTCGGCAGCAACAACGACGTCGGCAACACGAAGACGCTGATGCCGTCGAACCGGAACAACCTGCTCTATGTCGGCCTCTGGCTCGCGCTCTACGCCCTGTCCGTCTGCGTGGTGCTGCGCGACGTGCTGCGCAACGGGATCGACCTCTGCCTGATCGCCGTCCTTCCGCTCGCCGGCTACATCCTGCTCTCCACCTGCTGGGCGACCGATAGCTGGGCCTCGCTGGTTCCTGCGGGGATGCTCGTCCTGAACATCGCCATCGCCGCGGCCCTGGCGTCCGTCGTCCATCCGGCGGTGTTCCTGAGCCTGTTTGCCTGGACCAACGTCTTCCTGGTCGCGTCCTCCCTGGTGATGGTGGTGGTCATGCCCGATGCGGTGCGCACCGACATCACCCGGCCGGGCTTCCTGATGTCGGGCGAGCTGTTCGGGGCCTACGGCAGCAAAACCCTGCACGGCATGTTTGCCGCAAGCTCCATCCTGATCCTGCTGTTCCTGCCCGGCGCGAGTCCCCGGGGACTACGGGTCCCGGCACTGGCCATCCTCGCGCTCGGGCTGATCCTGGCGAACTCGATGTCCTCCGTCAGCGGCATTGCGGTGGCCGGCGTGACGATGCTCGCCGCCCGGCTGCTCCCCGGCTGTGGCCGGGTCATCTTCGCGACGGTGACCGGGTTCGCGATCCTGCTCTCGCTGATCCTGCCCTTCATCGGCGTCGGCGACATCGCCGTCGCGCTCGGTCGCAGCCCCGACTTCACCGGGCGCAGCAACTTCTGGCCCTACGCCCTCGAAGCCTTCCGCGACCGGCCGGTGTTCGGCTACGGCTATCTGAGCTTCTTCAACACCGATCCGTTCTCACGGGCCTGGAGCGTGTGGGAGCGCGAGATGTTCTTCTTCACGCCCGACTTCCACAACACCTTTCTCGACACCCTGGTCGGCCTCGGTCTCGTCGGCGGTGCGTTCTATCTCGTCCTGCTCTTCGCCTCGTCATCCATCTTCGCGCATCCGAGCCTCGAGCGTCGCACGGCCTTCCTGCTCTCGGCCCTGCTGATCGCCTTCATCCTCAACAGCGCGACCGGCTACCTCTTTCTGGCACACAACCGGATGTCGACGATCTTCCAGTTCTACTGTCTGTTCGTTCTCTGCCGCCGGTATCGGCCACGCCTGCCGCAGCCTGCCCTCGCCTGA